A region of Sphingomonas sp. DNA encodes the following proteins:
- the lptF gene encoding LPS export ABC transporter permease LptF — translation MTAHRAAVIDFASRSSPYRKAASLSFATQIDRYLARLIFVPLVGTLVLAAMLLLLEKMLRLFDFVVSEGGPVNVVWRMMANLIPEYLGLGIPIGLMLGILLAFRKLALSSELDSLRAVGIGYGRLLRVPFLYAIALMAVNVAIVGFVQPYAQYAYQELRFDLRSGALGASIRVGEFTNFGRRMTLRVERSENNGTDLHGVFLRAETGGGRTLAVTADRGTFLATEDPNAIVLRLANGRLVHDEPGFPTPRVLSFERYDLPIDLPAIEAFRGRGNPLDELTLPELFREGGAASADQERRNAARANLHFRLVEIAMILMLPLLAVALAIPPKRSTSGLGIFLSIVMVVTYHKVNQYAEQMGALGRFDPLIALWAPFLLFAALIAWMYWTVAHKPGGQPIGALERVFAMLGKRIGKLLGRRRRRQLQAAE, via the coding sequence ATGACCGCGCACCGCGCGGCGGTTATAGACTTCGCCTCCCGTTCTTCGCCGTACCGGAAAGCCGCCTCTTTGAGTTTCGCGACGCAAATCGACCGCTACCTGGCCCGGCTGATCTTCGTGCCGCTGGTCGGCACGCTCGTCCTCGCCGCGATGCTGCTGCTGCTCGAGAAGATGCTGCGCCTGTTCGATTTCGTCGTCAGCGAGGGCGGACCGGTCAATGTCGTGTGGCGGATGATGGCCAATCTCATCCCCGAATATCTCGGGCTGGGCATTCCGATCGGGCTGATGCTCGGCATCCTGCTCGCCTTCCGCAAGCTCGCTTTGTCGTCGGAGCTGGATTCGCTGCGCGCCGTCGGCATCGGCTACGGCCGGCTGCTGCGCGTCCCCTTCCTCTACGCGATCGCGCTGATGGCGGTGAACGTCGCCATCGTCGGCTTCGTCCAGCCTTATGCCCAATATGCCTATCAGGAGCTGCGCTTCGACCTGCGCTCCGGCGCGCTGGGCGCGTCGATCAGGGTCGGCGAGTTCACCAATTTCGGGCGGCGCATGACGCTGCGGGTCGAGCGCAGCGAGAATAATGGCACCGATCTGCACGGCGTGTTCCTGCGCGCCGAGACGGGCGGCGGGCGCACGCTCGCCGTGACCGCCGATCGCGGCACCTTCCTCGCGACCGAGGATCCCAATGCGATCGTGCTGCGCCTCGCCAACGGCCGGCTGGTCCATGACGAGCCCGGCTTTCCGACCCCCCGGGTGCTGAGCTTCGAGCGCTACGACCTGCCGATCGACCTGCCCGCGATCGAGGCGTTCCGCGGGCGCGGCAATCCGCTCGACGAGCTGACATTGCCCGAGCTGTTCCGCGAAGGCGGGGCGGCTTCGGCCGACCAGGAACGGCGCAACGCCGCGCGCGCCAATCTCCATTTCCGGCTGGTCGAGATCGCGATGATCCTGATGCTGCCGCTGCTTGCCGTCGCGCTCGCCATCCCGCCCAAGCGCAGCACGTCCGGGCTCGGCATCTTCCTGTCGATCGTGATGGTCGTCACCTATCACAAGGTGAACCAATATGCCGAGCAGATGGGCGCGCTCGGACGGTTCGATCCGCTGATCGCGCTGTGGGCGCCGTTCCTTCTGTTCGCCGCGCTGATCGCCTGGATGTACTGGACCGTGGCGCACAAGCCGGGCGGCCAGCCGATCGGCGCACTCGAACGCGTCTTCGCGATGCTCGGCAAGCGGATCGGTAAGCTGCTGGGCCGGCGCCGACGGCGCCAGCTTCAGGCCGCCGAATGA
- a CDS encoding aminotransferase class I/II-fold pyridoxal phosphate-dependent enzyme, producing MTDLFSKFDPLIATREGLLATGVKDPFGLVMEKVLSPTRAICNGKETILLGTYNYMGMTFDPDVIAAGHAALDAFGSGTTGSRVLNGTYQGHKECEDALKDFYAMDHAMVFSTGYQANLGIISTIAGKGDYVVLDIDSHASIYDGCAMGNAEIVPFRHNDIGALEKRLARIPEGAGKLVVLEGVYSMLGDVAPLKEMVAVSKAAGAMVLVDEAHSMGFIGPNGRGVAEDQGVLDDCDFIIGTFSKSVGTVGGFCVSNHPKFEILRLVCRPYVFTASLPPSVVATAATSIRKLMDVPAKRAHLWDNSKRLHAGLKGLGFQLGTDEPQSAIIAVIMPDLEKGAAMWEALLEGGLYVNLARPPATPANMTLLRCSLCAEHSDAEVDEILAIFEKAGKATGII from the coding sequence ATGACCGACCTCTTCTCGAAATTCGATCCGCTGATCGCCACCCGCGAAGGCCTGCTCGCGACCGGCGTCAAGGACCCGTTCGGCCTGGTGATGGAGAAGGTCCTCTCCCCCACCCGCGCGATCTGCAACGGGAAGGAGACCATCCTTCTCGGCACCTACAATTATATGGGCATGACGTTCGATCCCGACGTCATCGCCGCCGGCCATGCGGCGCTGGACGCCTTCGGCTCCGGTACCACCGGCAGCCGCGTCCTCAATGGCACCTATCAGGGCCACAAGGAATGCGAGGACGCGCTCAAGGACTTCTACGCCATGGATCACGCCATGGTGTTCTCGACCGGCTATCAGGCCAATCTCGGCATCATCTCCACCATCGCCGGCAAGGGCGATTATGTCGTCCTCGACATCGACAGCCACGCGAGCATCTATGACGGCTGCGCGATGGGCAATGCCGAGATCGTGCCGTTCCGCCACAACGATATCGGCGCGCTGGAAAAGCGCCTGGCGCGCATTCCGGAGGGCGCGGGCAAGCTGGTCGTGCTCGAAGGCGTCTATTCGATGCTGGGCGATGTCGCGCCATTGAAGGAAATGGTCGCCGTCTCCAAGGCCGCCGGTGCGATGGTGCTGGTGGACGAGGCCCATTCGATGGGTTTCATCGGCCCCAACGGCCGCGGCGTCGCCGAGGACCAGGGCGTGCTGGACGATTGCGACTTCATCATCGGCACCTTCTCCAAGTCGGTCGGCACGGTCGGCGGCTTCTGCGTTTCGAACCATCCCAAGTTCGAAATCCTGCGCCTGGTCTGCCGCCCCTATGTCTTCACCGCCTCGCTGCCGCCGAGCGTCGTCGCCACCGCCGCGACCTCGATCCGCAAGCTGATGGACGTCCCCGCCAAGCGCGCGCATCTGTGGGACAACAGCAAGCGGCTCCATGCCGGCCTCAAGGGGCTCGGTTTCCAGCTCGGCACCGACGAGCCGCAATCCGCGATCATCGCGGTGATCATGCCCGATCTCGAGAAAGGCGCGGCAATGTGGGAGGCGCTGCTGGAAGGCGGCCTCTACGTCAATCTCGCCCGCCCGCCCGCCACGCCGGCCAACATGACGTTGCTGCGCTGCTCGCTCTGCGCCGAGCACAGCGATGCCGAGGTGGATGAAATCCTCGCCATTTTCGAGAAAGCCGGGAAAGCCACCGGCATCATCTGA
- a CDS encoding acyl carrier protein, with protein sequence MTDRAETFAKVATLIEPFNKKGVTLAETTTFAGDLEWDSLVVMDFVANVEDEFDILITMNQQAEIETVGQLVDAVDRLKNEG encoded by the coding sequence ATGACCGACAGAGCCGAGACCTTCGCAAAGGTCGCCACCTTGATCGAGCCCTTCAACAAGAAGGGCGTGACGCTCGCCGAGACCACCACCTTCGCCGGCGATCTCGAATGGGACAGCCTGGTGGTGATGGACTTCGTCGCCAATGTGGAGGACGAGTTCGATATCCTGATCACCATGAACCAGCAGGCGGAGATCGAGACTGTCGGCCAGCTCGTCGATGCGGTCGACAGGCTGAAGAACGAAGGCTGA
- a CDS encoding YnfA family protein, whose amino-acid sequence MTLPAYVAAALFEIAGCFAFWAWLRLDKSPLWLIPGMASLAAFAWLLTLVETDAAGRAYAGYGAIYITASLFWLWAVEGVRPDRWDTIGATICLIGAAIIILGPRTPGAA is encoded by the coding sequence ATGACGCTTCCCGCCTATGTGGCCGCGGCCCTGTTCGAGATCGCGGGCTGCTTCGCCTTCTGGGCGTGGCTGCGGCTCGACAAGTCGCCGCTCTGGCTGATCCCCGGCATGGCCAGCCTCGCCGCTTTCGCCTGGCTGCTGACCCTGGTCGAGACCGATGCGGCGGGGCGGGCCTATGCCGGCTATGGCGCGATCTACATCACCGCCTCGCTCTTCTGGCTCTGGGCGGTCGAGGGCGTGCGGCCGGACCGGTGGGACACGATCGGCGCCACCATCTGCCTGATCGGCGCGGCGATCATCATCCTGGGCCCACGCACGCCGGGCGCGGCGTGA
- a CDS encoding NAD(P)H-binding protein, which translates to MSAGRTLAVTGATGFVGSHLLTAAREAGYNIRALTRGPRAPEPGIAWTEGTLDRPDSLAALCDGADAVIHIAGLINAPGRAGFAAVNIDGTARMIDAARVAGVGRFIHISSLAAREAALSDYGWSKAESEKVVAASGFDWTIVRPPAIYGPGDRETFELFRMAARGFVALPPAGRFSILHVDDLCRLILALVDAPASVGQTYEPDDGVENGWEHRHFARTLGRLLGKKRPATVAMPKAVMAGAAHVDRLVRGGKAKLTPDRVRYFCHPDWVVTAEARPPATLWTPEIRTQTGLKATGDWYRAQGWLK; encoded by the coding sequence ATGAGCGCGGGACGAACCCTCGCCGTCACCGGCGCGACGGGCTTCGTCGGCTCCCACCTGCTCACCGCCGCGCGCGAAGCCGGCTACAACATCCGCGCCCTCACCCGCGGCCCGCGCGCGCCCGAGCCGGGCATCGCCTGGACAGAAGGCACACTGGACCGGCCCGACAGCCTCGCCGCTTTGTGCGATGGGGCCGACGCCGTCATCCACATCGCCGGCCTGATCAATGCGCCCGGCCGCGCCGGCTTCGCGGCGGTCAACATCGACGGCACCGCCCGCATGATCGACGCCGCCCGCGTCGCCGGAGTCGGGCGCTTCATCCACATCTCCTCGCTCGCCGCGCGCGAGGCGGCGTTGAGCGATTATGGCTGGTCGAAGGCGGAATCCGAGAAAGTTGTCGCCGCCTCGGGCTTCGACTGGACGATCGTCCGCCCGCCCGCCATTTACGGCCCCGGCGACCGCGAGACGTTCGAGCTGTTCAGGATGGCGGCGCGGGGTTTCGTCGCGCTGCCGCCGGCGGGGCGCTTCTCGATCCTCCATGTCGACGATCTGTGCCGCCTCATCCTGGCTCTGGTCGATGCGCCGGCCAGCGTCGGCCAGACCTACGAGCCCGACGACGGCGTGGAGAATGGCTGGGAGCATCGCCATTTCGCCCGCACGCTCGGCCGGCTGCTCGGCAAGAAGCGTCCTGCGACGGTGGCGATGCCCAAGGCGGTGATGGCGGGCGCGGCGCATGTCGATCGGCTGGTGCGGGGCGGCAAGGCGAAGCTGACGCCGGACCGGGTGCGCTATTTCTGCCATCCCGACTGGGTCGTCACCGCCGAGGCGCGCCCGCCCGCGACCTTGTGGACGCCGGAAATCCGCACCCAGACCGGCCTCAAGGCGACCGGCGACTGGTATCGGGCGCAGGGCTGGCTCAAATAG
- a CDS encoding response regulator, translating to MADEGTEPVPEEGVPSTWRAVWVSAAALLATLALIALIFMITWANRARDDAIEWERRTYEVVVLTRTIDAGIARSEAALGRYVLDEQRQTGTDYYNEWRAASYQIGQLRRLLRQDTEQTRRAARLAELFDQRNGELAPAASAAERGEGQGGLGLLYQAAAAPTLPELRELLQEIARAERANLNRRMEETQGFVARADAYTEWLGWLAILIGLGAVGLAVLAWRSFLEGKRARREAESEAIRALRLEDAVQARTQELSEANAALKSEAAERAAAEEKLRQAQKMEAVGQLTGGIAHDFNNMLAVVVGGLDLARRKLHGPAREVEFHLDNAMDGATRAAALTRRLLSFARAEPLVPEAIAPSELVEDMLELADRALGERIQVRTRFAAESWQVWADRTQLENAILNLAVNARDAMDGSGALTIAVDNVTFKDGVDALAPGDYVRIQVIDTGRGIPPENLHRVFEPFFTTKPLGKGTGLGLSQLFGFARQSGGDVTIASEVGKGTTVSVFLPRSAATETRTAMRAATPDAAAIADRTVMTKGGAAILVVEDDPRVCRSTVDALEELGHRPVACASGPEALDLLADGAAMDLVITDVMMPEMTGTELAALIRQRHPELPVMFVTGYVGEAGETEDLIGGELLRKPFTVAALADSVAAALAGAVSGSPRPATGGAAA from the coding sequence ATGGCGGACGAAGGGACCGAACCCGTTCCCGAGGAGGGCGTCCCGTCGACCTGGCGGGCCGTGTGGGTGAGCGCCGCTGCCCTGCTGGCGACGCTCGCTCTTATCGCGCTCATCTTCATGATCACCTGGGCCAATCGTGCCCGCGACGATGCGATCGAATGGGAGCGGCGCACCTATGAAGTGGTCGTACTGACCCGCACGATCGACGCCGGCATCGCCCGATCGGAGGCCGCGCTCGGCCGCTACGTGCTCGACGAGCAGCGCCAGACCGGCACCGATTATTACAACGAATGGCGCGCGGCCAGCTACCAGATCGGCCAGCTCCGCCGCCTGCTGCGCCAGGATACGGAGCAGACCCGTCGCGCCGCCCGGCTCGCCGAATTGTTCGACCAACGCAACGGGGAGCTGGCGCCCGCCGCCAGCGCGGCGGAGCGGGGCGAGGGCCAAGGCGGGCTCGGACTGCTCTATCAAGCCGCCGCGGCGCCGACCCTGCCCGAGCTGCGCGAACTGTTGCAGGAAATCGCCCGCGCCGAGCGCGCCAATCTCAACCGGCGCATGGAGGAAACGCAGGGCTTCGTCGCCCGAGCCGATGCCTATACCGAATGGCTCGGCTGGCTCGCTATCCTGATCGGACTGGGCGCGGTCGGCCTGGCCGTGCTCGCCTGGCGCTCCTTCCTCGAAGGCAAGCGGGCGCGGCGCGAGGCGGAGAGCGAGGCGATCCGCGCGCTGCGGCTGGAGGATGCGGTGCAGGCGCGCACGCAGGAGTTGAGCGAAGCCAATGCCGCGCTGAAGTCGGAGGCCGCCGAACGCGCCGCCGCCGAGGAAAAGCTGCGCCAGGCCCAGAAGATGGAAGCGGTCGGCCAGCTCACCGGCGGCATCGCCCACGATTTCAACAATATGCTCGCAGTCGTCGTCGGCGGCCTCGATCTCGCGCGGCGCAAGCTGCACGGTCCCGCCCGCGAGGTGGAATTCCATCTCGACAATGCGATGGACGGCGCCACCCGCGCCGCCGCCTTGACCCGCCGCCTGCTCTCCTTCGCCCGCGCCGAGCCGCTGGTGCCCGAGGCGATCGCGCCGTCCGAGCTGGTCGAAGACATGCTCGAACTGGCCGACCGCGCGCTCGGCGAACGCATTCAGGTCCGCACCCGCTTCGCCGCCGAGTCCTGGCAGGTCTGGGCCGATCGCACCCAGCTCGAGAACGCGATCCTCAATCTCGCCGTCAACGCGCGCGACGCGATGGACGGCAGCGGCGCGCTCACCATCGCGGTGGACAATGTCACGTTCAAGGACGGCGTCGATGCGCTCGCGCCCGGCGATTATGTCCGCATCCAGGTGATCGACACCGGGCGCGGCATCCCGCCGGAGAACCTGCACCGCGTATTCGAGCCTTTCTTCACCACCAAGCCGCTCGGCAAGGGCACCGGCCTCGGCCTGTCCCAATTGTTCGGTTTCGCGCGCCAGTCGGGCGGCGACGTCACCATCGCCTCAGAGGTCGGCAAGGGCACGACCGTATCGGTTTTCCTGCCGCGCTCCGCCGCCACGGAAACCCGAACGGCGATGCGCGCCGCGACGCCGGACGCCGCCGCCATCGCCGACCGCACGGTCATGACGAAAGGCGGCGCGGCGATTCTGGTGGTGGAGGATGATCCGCGGGTCTGTCGCTCGACCGTGGATGCGCTGGAAGAGCTGGGCCATCGCCCGGTCGCCTGCGCCAGCGGGCCAGAGGCGCTCGACCTGCTCGCCGACGGCGCGGCGATGGATCTCGTCATCACCGACGTAATGATGCCGGAGATGACCGGCACCGAGCTCGCCGCCCTGATCCGTCAGCGCCACCCTGAGCTGCCGGTGATGTTCGTAACCGGCTATGTCGGCGAGGCCGGGGAGACCGAGGACCTGATCGGCGGCGAGCTGCTGCGCAAGCCGTTCACCGTCGCCGCTCTGGCCGACAGCGTCGCGGCGGCGCTGGCCGGCGCGGTCAGCGGATCGCCCCGCCCCGCCACAGGCGGGGCAGCAGCGTAA
- a CDS encoding diacylglycerol kinase: protein MALVALLSNPRSTGNQSLLPRVRAFCAEERDIFHYEVEEVGQIGAALRSIARVKPRVLVVNGGDGTVQAALTELYHGGHFGDAPPPVAVLPNGKTNLIAHDLGADGDPIAALRRVLELARTDMSANIVSRELIALSEGDGHARPVLGMFLGGAGLADTILYCRHKIYPLGLPNWLAHGLTLMLGLLAVLIGRPARFLPLPPSPLTVSVTKSGVLQGRFAFLMVTTLQRLLFNGNMGGAGQQAGSMQLLVIDRSVPALMRAFVAALRGRLGRNRLTGVHLERGDEIRIEGSRSSVILDGEMFEANDDHPIILKPTAPVPFLRLAA from the coding sequence ATGGCATTGGTCGCCCTCCTCTCCAATCCGCGCTCGACCGGCAACCAGTCGCTGCTGCCGCGCGTGCGCGCCTTCTGCGCGGAGGAGCGCGATATCTTTCACTACGAGGTGGAGGAGGTCGGCCAGATCGGCGCTGCGCTGCGCAGCATCGCGCGGGTGAAGCCCCGGGTGCTGGTCGTCAATGGCGGCGACGGCACCGTCCAGGCGGCGCTGACCGAGCTTTATCATGGGGGCCATTTCGGCGACGCGCCGCCTCCCGTGGCGGTGCTGCCCAACGGCAAGACCAACCTCATCGCCCACGATCTCGGCGCCGACGGCGATCCGATCGCGGCACTCAGGCGTGTGCTGGAGCTGGCCCGCACCGACATGTCGGCCAATATCGTCAGCCGCGAGCTGATCGCGCTCAGCGAGGGCGACGGCCATGCCCGTCCGGTGCTCGGTATGTTTCTCGGCGGCGCGGGGCTGGCCGACACGATCCTCTATTGCCGCCACAAAATCTATCCGCTGGGCCTGCCCAACTGGCTGGCGCACGGGCTGACCCTGATGCTCGGCCTGCTCGCGGTGCTGATCGGTCGGCCGGCGCGCTTCCTGCCGCTGCCGCCGAGCCCGCTCACCGTCTCGGTGACGAAGAGCGGCGTGCTGCAGGGGCGTTTCGCCTTCCTGATGGTGACGACGCTGCAGCGGCTGCTGTTCAACGGAAATATGGGTGGCGCCGGCCAGCAGGCGGGATCGATGCAGCTGCTGGTGATCGACCGCAGCGTTCCCGCGCTGATGCGCGCCTTCGTCGCCGCCTTGCGCGGGAGGCTGGGGCGCAACCGGCTGACCGGCGTCCATCTCGAGCGGGGTGACGAGATCCGGATCGAGGGCAGCCGCTCCAGCGTGATCCTGGACGGCGAGATGTTCGAAGCCAATGACGACCACCCGATCATCCTGAAGCCGACCGCGCCGGTACCCTTTCTGCGGCTGGCGGCCTGA
- a CDS encoding oligosaccharide flippase family protein, which translates to MSEAGGRPAVTRDEVARGAALAGLARLGALIEALAQPLYTWLFGIATYGIYVVLWAAISLATNLTGLAMTAALQRIVPTRASEAEAHGAVKLALIASVGPAALLALIVTLNAEAVASIFSVAPQDAARLPTAIALFAWALPLWSFVETATAAARARRAFGPEIRLRIFWEQIARILFALGFFLLGFATEGLMLAHLSSLGLTALLCVRLLGRYYDLRQLLAAPIPARLLRELLISGAALLPADLSRRLLIDAPALVLNLLFPGAAGAAAAGLFEIARKLSTVPLIVRQAFQYVLGPLSSAQAHVDRAEVAPLYRFASRVSTALVVPLAGLLIFAGVDILSIYRPEAAAALPILYILVAARAFEAVVGPASTLIEMIGHRALPLLNSLIAAIAWAALAIWLAPAYGAIGMAIAVGAATMASSYAATLELRVADRLSPFDYKLFQGLGVALVGVVLMAGAAWAAGGPLRFALVLALWAATSWLALRHGLTRDDRLALGGVARKLRLV; encoded by the coding sequence GTGAGCGAGGCGGGGGGCAGGCCCGCCGTCACCCGCGACGAGGTCGCGCGCGGCGCGGCGCTGGCGGGGCTGGCACGGCTCGGCGCGCTTATCGAGGCGCTGGCCCAGCCGCTCTACACCTGGCTGTTCGGCATCGCGACCTACGGCATCTATGTCGTGCTCTGGGCCGCGATCAGCCTCGCCACCAACCTGACCGGCCTCGCCATGACCGCCGCGCTCCAGCGCATCGTGCCGACCCGGGCGAGCGAGGCCGAGGCGCATGGCGCGGTGAAGCTCGCCCTGATCGCCTCGGTCGGGCCGGCGGCGCTGCTGGCGCTGATCGTGACGCTCAACGCCGAGGCGGTCGCGAGCATCTTCTCGGTCGCGCCGCAGGATGCCGCGCGGCTCCCCACCGCCATCGCCCTGTTCGCCTGGGCGCTGCCGCTGTGGAGCTTCGTCGAGACCGCCACCGCGGCGGCCCGCGCCCGGCGCGCCTTCGGGCCGGAAATCCGCCTGCGCATCTTCTGGGAGCAGATCGCCCGCATCCTCTTCGCGCTCGGCTTCTTCCTGCTCGGCTTCGCGACCGAAGGGCTGATGCTCGCTCATCTGAGCTCGCTCGGCCTCACCGCCCTGCTCTGCGTCCGGCTGCTCGGCCGCTATTACGACCTTCGCCAGCTCCTCGCCGCGCCGATCCCCGCGCGGCTGCTGCGCGAGCTGCTGATCTCCGGCGCAGCCCTCCTGCCCGCCGATCTTTCCCGCCGGCTGCTGATCGACGCGCCGGCGCTGGTGCTCAACCTCCTCTTCCCCGGCGCGGCGGGCGCGGCGGCGGCGGGGCTGTTCGAGATCGCGCGCAAGCTCTCCACCGTGCCGCTGATCGTGCGGCAGGCCTTCCAATATGTGCTCGGCCCCCTCTCCTCCGCCCAGGCCCATGTCGACCGCGCCGAGGTCGCGCCGCTCTACCGCTTCGCCAGCCGCGTCTCGACCGCTTTGGTCGTGCCGCTGGCGGGCCTGCTGATCTTCGCCGGGGTCGACATCCTCAGCATCTACCGCCCCGAGGCGGCGGCCGCGCTGCCGATCCTCTACATCCTCGTCGCCGCGCGGGCGTTCGAGGCGGTTGTGGGGCCGGCCTCCACTCTGATCGAGATGATCGGCCACCGCGCCTTGCCTTTGCTCAACAGCCTGATCGCCGCCATCGCCTGGGCGGCGCTCGCCATCTGGCTCGCCCCGGCTTACGGCGCGATCGGCATGGCGATCGCGGTCGGCGCGGCGACCATGGCCTCCTCCTATGCGGCGACGCTGGAGCTGCGCGTCGCCGACCGGCTTTCGCCCTTCGACTACAAGCTCTTCCAGGGCCTCGGCGTCGCGCTCGTCGGCGTCGTCCTGATGGCCGGCGCCGCCTGGGCGGCGGGCGGCCCGCTGCGCTTCGCCCTCGTGCTGGCGCTGTGGGCCGCGACAAGCTGGCTGGCCCTGCGCCACGGCCTCACCCGCGACGACCGCCTCGCGCTCGGCGGCGTGGCGCGCAAGCTGCGGCTGGTGTGA
- the lptG gene encoding LPS export ABC transporter permease LptG, whose translation MINLSFFPSRPIAFYMARLFVVRSLAVLAMLVVVLMTLDLLGNSGEILAVAGNGDAELWRYVGLRLPQLVNRFLPFSVLLGALITLVTLNQNSEIVSMKAAGISAHQIIAPLILAASLFALVHFLFNERIVTRANAALDAWEAADWGPVPPGSGVQNNVSLAHGDDLIFVRQVSGRGDGVRLAGIAIYERAGGTLRRITRAETGRRTGDGWALTGVTLFDLDSGQQAQAPTLTFGPDITPDQFTLARVDPDEQDFMTLRRSIAELKAADRPVDSLQANLWRKIAAPMSSILMPLLGAIAAFGLARSGQVFARAVLGMALGFAYFVADNFALAMGNFGAYPPFLAAWGPFLLFALVGEAVLIRTEE comes from the coding sequence ATGATCAATCTCAGCTTCTTCCCGTCGCGTCCGATCGCCTTCTACATGGCGCGGCTGTTCGTCGTGCGCAGCCTCGCCGTGCTGGCGATGCTGGTGGTCGTGCTGATGACGCTCGACCTGCTCGGCAATTCGGGTGAGATCCTGGCGGTGGCGGGCAATGGCGACGCGGAGCTGTGGCGCTATGTCGGTCTCAGGCTGCCGCAGCTCGTCAACCGCTTCCTGCCCTTCTCCGTCCTGCTCGGCGCGCTGATCACGCTGGTGACGCTCAACCAGAACAGCGAGATCGTCTCGATGAAGGCGGCGGGCATTTCGGCCCACCAGATCATTGCGCCCCTGATCCTCGCCGCCTCGCTCTTCGCGCTGGTCCATTTCCTGTTCAACGAGCGGATCGTGACCCGCGCCAATGCCGCGCTCGACGCCTGGGAAGCGGCCGACTGGGGCCCGGTGCCGCCGGGCAGCGGCGTCCAGAACAACGTCTCGCTCGCCCATGGCGACGATCTGATCTTCGTGCGTCAGGTGAGCGGGCGGGGCGACGGCGTGCGCCTCGCCGGCATCGCCATCTATGAGCGTGCTGGCGGCACGTTGCGGCGGATCACGCGCGCCGAGACCGGGCGGCGGACCGGCGACGGCTGGGCGCTGACCGGCGTCACTCTGTTCGATCTGGACAGCGGACAGCAGGCCCAGGCTCCGACCCTGACCTTCGGGCCCGACATCACGCCGGACCAGTTCACCCTCGCCCGCGTCGATCCGGACGAGCAGGACTTCATGACGCTGCGCCGTTCGATCGCCGAGTTGAAGGCCGCCGACCGGCCGGTGGACTCGCTCCAGGCCAATCTGTGGCGCAAGATCGCCGCGCCGATGTCGTCGATCCTGATGCCCCTGCTCGGCGCGATCGCCGCCTTCGGCCTCGCGCGATCGGGGCAGGTCTTCGCCCGCGCCGTGCTCGGCATGGCGCTCGGCTTCGCCTATTTCGTCGCCGACAATTTCGCCCTCGCCATGGGCAATTTCGGCGCCTATCCGCCCTTCCTCGCCGCCTGGGGGCCCTTCCTGCTCTTCGCGCTGGTCGGCGAGGCGGTGCTGATCCGGACCGAGGAATGA
- a CDS encoding DUF2141 domain-containing protein produces MSKFLPTAAALGIAVAALAAAPAAAQSILGQHAAACRGGGQGAVLVSVDGFKERTGDLRVSLYRADSSFLERGQWLQRIDVPVTRAGAMRVCVPVPRAGSYAIAVRHDLDGNGRSGWSDGGGFSRNPRVSLTNLRPRASAVAIDVGNEVLPINVVLNYRFGLSIRPVRG; encoded by the coding sequence ATGTCGAAATTCCTTCCCACCGCAGCGGCCCTGGGCATCGCTGTCGCCGCGCTCGCCGCGGCGCCCGCCGCCGCGCAATCGATCCTTGGCCAGCATGCCGCCGCCTGCCGGGGTGGCGGGCAGGGCGCCGTGCTCGTTTCCGTCGACGGCTTCAAGGAGCGGACCGGCGATCTTCGCGTCTCGCTCTATCGCGCCGACAGCTCCTTCCTGGAGCGGGGCCAGTGGCTGCAGCGGATCGACGTGCCGGTGACGCGCGCCGGCGCGATGCGGGTGTGCGTCCCCGTGCCGCGCGCGGGCAGCTATGCGATCGCGGTGCGCCACGATCTCGACGGCAACGGCCGCTCGGGCTGGAGCGACGGCGGTGGCTTCTCGCGCAATCCGCGCGTTTCGCTCACCAATCTGCGCCCGCGCGCGAGCGCGGTGGCGATCGACGTCGGCAACGAAGTGCTGCCGATCAACGTCGTGCTCAACTATCGCTTCGGCCTGTCCATCCGGCCAGTGCGGGGCTGA